Proteins from a genomic interval of Zingiber officinale cultivar Zhangliang chromosome 1B, Zo_v1.1, whole genome shotgun sequence:
- the LOC122040358 gene encoding uncharacterized protein LOC122040358, with product MTTLLIFCLTTPCNLDHQSKQQSIIYGRSCLERWLKQSGKNVGKCPQCSKKFRRKEIVNLYAPVIAVPNADLEKVASVSTLQDLFIHDRNVLLKEINKQKISLLSQHLSKIELPPNISAIKDLRILSNGLPLLASLGKKLLLYSMASNNLALKYDLPAPAWSCCGDKSNSHNVYAGLQNGMLLVFDIRQTSEPMQLIEGLTSHPVHFVVSVVLNDGSGRIFSASSSSPCVWEVGFNSRRPFLIPEMQNRGVCISLACCGSSDTAVATFRPKFGLLDDIIWVDY from the exons ATGACGACCTTGCTTATTTTTTGTTTAACAACCCCTTGCAACTTAGATCATCAATCCAAACAACAATCGATCATTTATGGTAGATCCTGCCTTGAGAGATGGCTAAAACAAAGTGGAAAGAATGTTGGAAAG TGTCCTCAATGTAGTAAGAAGTTTAGGCGAAAAGAAATTGTTAATCTTTATGCACCAGTGATTGCTGTACCTAATGCTGATCTAGAAAAGGTTGCATCTGTTTCTACACTACAGGATCTATTTATTCATGAT AGAAATGTATTGCTCAAGGAGATTAATAAGCAAAAG ATTAGCTTGCTAAGTCAACATTTAAGTAAAATAGAGCTTCCTCCCAACATTAGCGCTATTAAGGATCTTCGTATCCTTTCAAATGGACTTCCACTTCTTGCATCATTGGGCAAGAAATTATTACTTTACAG TATGGCGAGTAACAACCTTGCACTTAAGTATGACTTACCA GCTCCTGCTTGGTCATGTTGTGGAGATAAAAGCAATTCACATAATGTGTATGCTGGATTGCAA AATGGCATGCTCTTGGTCTTTGATATCCGCCAGACCTCAGAACCTATGCAATTAATAGAGGGCTTAACTAGCCACCCAGTCCATTTTGTTGTTTCTGTTGTGCTAAATGATGGTAGCGGGAGGATTTTCAGTGCTTCTTCTTCAAGTCCTTGTGTCTGGGAAGTCGGCTTCAACTCTCGAAG ACCATTTTTGATACCAGAAATGCAAAATCGAGGTGTTTGTATCTCGCTTGCCTGTTGCGGTTCATCCGATACTGCAGTAGCTACCTTTCGACCAAAATTTGGACTGCTTGATGATATCATTTGGGTCgactactaa